Sequence from the Nitrosopumilus maritimus SCM1 genome:
AGTTACCCCAATTATGAGAAATCAAAATTCGGGAAGCATCATAAACATTAGTTCTGTTGCTGGAAGAATGGGATTACCAGGTTCTCCAGCATACATTAGCTCAAAATTTGCATTAGAAGGACTAGGAGAATGTTTACGATATGAATTAGGTCAGTTTGGAATCAAGACCACTCTAATTGAACCAGGAGTTATCAAGACAAACTTTTTTGAATCAATGAAAATTCCAGATTCAAAGACAGACCCAAAATACAAGGAATTAACTGATCACATCTTAGCAGGATTAAAGATGATGGTTCAGATGGGCACTGCTCCATCACAAGTAGCTGAAGTAATTATCAAGGCAATTCATGATGATGAGATGCTTCCAAGATATGTGGTTGGAACTGATGCTGCAATGTTTATGGAGGCAAAAAAGATGAAGACAGACCTAGAATTTGAGAAATACATGAGCAAAGAGCTCTTTCCAGGATAACATTATTCGTACGTTAACTTGATATACACATAGAACCCAGTTTTTGTCAAAGTCCGCAATTTTAAGGTGAAAAGAGAATGAAATGGAAAACACTACAACACAAAGGAATCTTGTTTCCTCCTGCCTATGAGGCACAAGGAATCAAGATAAAGATCAAGGGAGAGAAAGTCGATCTCAATTTAGACCAAGAAGAGATGATTTACCAATGGGCAAAAAAGAAGGACACACCATATGCACAAGACAAGGTTTTTCAAAAAAACTTTACAGCAGACTTTGCAAAAACTCTAGATTCTAAATTTAAAAAAATTTCATATGAAGATATTGATTTTTCAGATGCCTACAAACTAGTTGACAAAGAAAAAGATCTCAAGGAGATGATGACAAAAGAAGAAAAAAAGGCAATTGCTGCAAAAAGAAAAGAACTCAGAGAAGAACTCAAATCAAAATATGGAGTTGCGGTGATGGATGGAAAAGAAGTAGAAGTTGGGAATTACATGGCAGAGCCTCCAGGAATTTTTATTGGAAGAGGAGAACATCCAT
This genomic interval carries:
- a CDS encoding SDR family oxidoreductase, whose translation is MQKVALVTGSSSGIGLEASLALAKDGYHTFASMRDTSKAGELENAAKKDNLPIEVIELDVDKEESIVSAVKKVIDSAGRLDVLVNNAGYGQFGCTEDVSVDDFRKQFETNFFSIVRIIQEVTPIMRNQNSGSIINISSVAGRMGLPGSPAYISSKFALEGLGECLRYELGQFGIKTTLIEPGVIKTNFFESMKIPDSKTDPKYKELTDHILAGLKMMVQMGTAPSQVAEVIIKAIHDDEMLPRYVVGTDAAMFMEAKKMKTDLEFEKYMSKELFPG